The Colias croceus chromosome 3, ilColCroc2.1 genome includes a region encoding these proteins:
- the LOC123706335 gene encoding uncharacterized protein LOC123706335, which produces MHKVYSRFNNFCCQKQLTNVHFGGRDKFGISLHNSPILKFPQATALKLPTNVVNIYATEMGRFSPMRERDISGPVINAYHDKNVMKIDITVQSDPYAHKYDCRGAVSLSSSMQSNVPSPFSGNHTHLNMPGSQWGQGYKYLSDHLQGAHYLTLRNEYRDRLFTGAIGTRNMSTDTANNPMSAKEKLKKAVKDYGATVIVFHVSISIMSLGICYVLVSSGVDLVAVLKYFNVGEGKLSNMITSNAGTFVIAYAIHKVLAPARIGITLTATPFIVRYLRNKGILKHNINSGGGN; this is translated from the exons atGCATAAAGTTTACTCCAGattcaataatttttgttgTCAAAAGCAATTGACAAATGTTCATTTCG gcGGTAGAGATAAATTTGGTATATCTCTTCATAATTCGCCGATACTAAAGTTTCCTCAAGCCACTGCTCTGAAGTTACCAACTAATGTTGTTAATATTTATGCAACTGAAATGGGAAGATTTTCGCCTATGAGAGAAAGAGACATATCTGGACCAGTTATCAATGCTTATCATGATAAGAATGTTATGAAAATAGATATAACCGTTCAATCAGATCCATATGCTCATAAATATGATTGTCGTGGTGCTGTAAGTTTGTCTTCATCTATGCAGAGCAATGTGCCCAGCCCCTTCAGTGGAAATCACACACATTTGAATATGCCAGGCTCACAGTGGGGCCAAGGATACAAGTACTTATCTGACCATCTTCAAGGAGCTCATTATCTTACGCTAAGAAACGAATACCGTGATAGGTTATTTACAGGag CCATTGGAACAAGAAACATGAGTACAGATACTGCTAATAATCCCATGAGtgcaaaagaaaaattaaaaaaagctgTCAAAGATTATGGTGCAACAGTCATTGTATTTCATGTTTCCATCTCAATTATGTCTCTGGGAATATGTTATGTACTTGTATCAag TGGGGTAGATCTTGTAGCAgttctgaaatattttaatgttggcGAGGGGAAACTATCTAACATGATCACATCGAATGCTGGGACTTTTGTGATAGCATATGCTATTCATAAAGTTTTAGCACCAGCTCGAATAGGAATCACACTAACTGCAACCCCATTCATAGTGAGATACTTAAGGAACAAAGGCattttgaaacataatatcaatTCAGGTGGTGGAAATTAa